A portion of the Paenibacillus hamazuiensis genome contains these proteins:
- the sdhB gene encoding succinate dehydrogenase iron-sulfur subunit, which produces MADQKTVKFIVTRQDSPESAPYTEEFEVPYRPNMNVISALMEVQRNPVNAKGEKTTPVCWESNCLEEVCGACSMVINGKPRQACSALVDKLEQPVRVAPMKTFPVVRDLVINRERMFTALKKVKAWIPIDGTYDLGPGPRMAESKRQWAYELAKCMTCGVCLESCPNVNDKTSFIGPAAISQVRLFNAHPTGEMNAEERLEALMEDGGIEGCGNSQNCVRSCPKGIPLTTSIAAMNRDTTKLLFKKWLGM; this is translated from the coding sequence ATGGCCGATCAAAAAACTGTGAAGTTCATCGTAACACGGCAGGACTCCCCGGAGTCCGCACCGTATACGGAAGAATTTGAAGTGCCTTACCGCCCGAACATGAACGTGATCAGCGCTTTGATGGAAGTGCAGCGCAATCCGGTTAACGCCAAAGGGGAAAAGACGACACCGGTATGCTGGGAATCGAACTGTCTTGAGGAAGTATGCGGCGCTTGCTCTATGGTCATCAACGGCAAGCCGCGCCAGGCATGCTCGGCGCTCGTCGACAAGCTGGAGCAGCCGGTGCGCGTCGCTCCGATGAAGACATTCCCGGTCGTGCGCGACCTCGTCATTAACCGCGAACGCATGTTTACCGCGCTCAAGAAGGTGAAAGCGTGGATTCCGATCGACGGTACGTACGATCTCGGTCCGGGACCGCGGATGGCCGAATCGAAGCGCCAATGGGCGTACGAGCTGGCCAAATGCATGACTTGCGGCGTCTGCCTCGAATCGTGTCCGAACGTCAACGACAAGACGTCGTTTATCGGTCCTGCCGCGATTTCCCAGGTTCGCTTGTTCAACGCTCACCCGACGGGCGAAATGAACGCCGAAGAGCGTCTGGAAGCGCTGATGGAGGACGGCGGCATCGAGGGCTGCGGCAACTCGCAAAACTGCGTGCGCTCCTGCCCGAAAGGCATCCCGCTTACGACGTCGATCGCCGCGATGAACCGCGATACGACGAAACTTCTGTTCAAGAAATGGCTCGGCATGTAA
- a CDS encoding succinate dehydrogenase cytochrome b558 subunit, translating to MFRNSYFSRKLHSLLGVIPVGFFLIEHLLTNYEATRGHAAFVEQINWLDALPLRLALEVFGIWIPLAYHAIYGLYVAYTARNNVTNYGYFRNQMFFLQRVTGVITFIFVAWHFFETRFQYAIGAVEHEELGVLMHGIATNPVLFVFYCIGVISASFHFANGMWSFLVSWGITVGPRAQRISTYVWMGVFVIMAVMFIMSLTAFLDPQFQQLPKMVKG from the coding sequence ATGTTCCGCAATTCTTATTTTTCGCGCAAGCTTCACTCTTTGCTCGGTGTCATTCCGGTCGGCTTTTTTTTGATCGAGCATTTGCTGACCAACTACGAAGCTACCCGCGGCCATGCGGCTTTCGTCGAGCAAATCAACTGGCTTGACGCGCTTCCGCTCCGCCTTGCACTGGAAGTGTTCGGCATCTGGATTCCGCTTGCGTACCATGCGATTTACGGCCTTTACGTCGCATATACGGCGCGCAACAACGTCACGAATTACGGTTACTTCCGCAACCAGATGTTTTTTCTGCAGCGCGTAACCGGCGTCATCACGTTTATTTTCGTGGCCTGGCACTTTTTCGAAACGCGTTTCCAGTACGCAATCGGCGCCGTTGAGCATGAGGAGCTTGGAGTGCTGATGCACGGCATCGCGACGAATCCGGTGCTGTTCGTGTTTTACTGCATCGGCGTCATTTCCGCGTCGTTCCACTTCGCCAACGGCATGTGGTCATTTCTTGTCAGTTGGGGCATTACGGTCGGCCCTCGCGCGCAGCGTATTTCCACCTACGTATGGATGGGCGTGTTCGTGATCATGGCGGTAATGTTCATTATGTCTTTGACGGCGTTCCTGGATCCGCAGTTCCAGCAATTGCCGAAGATGGTTAAAGGTTAA
- the sdhA gene encoding succinate dehydrogenase flavoprotein subunit, whose amino-acid sequence MANTKIIVVGGGLAGLMATIKAAEAGVHVDLFSLVPVKRSHSVCAQGGINGAVNTKGEGDSTWEHFDDTVYGGDFLANQPPVKALCDAAPGIIHLMDRMGVMFNRTPEGLLDFRRFGGTKHHRTAFAGATTGQQLLYALDEQVRRWEVAGLVKKYEHYEFLGAVIDDEQVCRGISAQDLRSMEIHTFRADAVILATGGPGIIFGRTTNSVINTGTAASAVYQQGVYYANGEMIQIHPTAIPGDDKLRLMSESARGEGGRIWTYKDGKPWYFLEEKYPAYGNLVPRDIATREIFDVCVNQKLGINGENMVYLDLSHKDPKELDVKLGGIMEIYEKFMGDDPRKIPMKIFPAVHYSMGGMWVDYGMMTNIPGLFAAGECNYQHHGANRLGANSLVSAIFDGMVSGPKAVEYIKGLKKHSEDVSSTLYDSEKKRHTEKYESLLKMDGNENAYVLHKELGEWMTNNMTVVRYNKKLQETLDKINELKARYKKISMTDTARWNNQGVAFTRQLWNMLELAQTMTTGALLRNESRGAHYKPEFPERDDENFMKTTKASWTPDGPKIEWEDVDVSLIPPRKRDYSTDKKGGGH is encoded by the coding sequence ATGGCTAACACTAAAATTATCGTAGTAGGCGGAGGCTTGGCAGGTCTTATGGCCACGATTAAAGCCGCCGAAGCCGGAGTTCACGTCGACCTGTTTTCCTTGGTTCCGGTAAAAAGATCCCACTCCGTTTGCGCGCAGGGCGGCATCAACGGAGCGGTAAATACGAAAGGCGAAGGTGACTCCACGTGGGAGCACTTCGACGATACGGTATACGGCGGGGACTTCCTCGCGAACCAGCCGCCGGTTAAGGCGCTGTGCGACGCGGCTCCCGGCATCATTCACCTGATGGACCGGATGGGCGTTATGTTCAACCGGACGCCGGAAGGTCTTCTCGATTTCCGCCGCTTCGGCGGAACGAAACATCACCGCACCGCATTTGCGGGCGCGACGACGGGCCAGCAGCTGCTGTACGCGCTTGACGAGCAGGTGCGCCGCTGGGAAGTGGCCGGCCTCGTCAAGAAATACGAGCATTACGAGTTCCTTGGTGCGGTTATCGACGATGAGCAGGTGTGCCGCGGCATTTCCGCACAGGACCTGCGCAGCATGGAAATTCATACGTTCCGCGCCGATGCGGTTATTTTGGCGACAGGCGGTCCCGGCATTATTTTCGGACGCACGACCAACTCGGTCATCAATACGGGAACGGCGGCCAGCGCGGTTTACCAGCAAGGCGTTTATTACGCAAACGGCGAGATGATCCAAATTCACCCGACGGCGATTCCGGGCGACGACAAGCTGCGGCTTATGTCCGAATCGGCACGCGGCGAAGGCGGACGCATCTGGACATACAAAGACGGCAAGCCTTGGTATTTCCTTGAAGAAAAATATCCGGCTTACGGAAACCTCGTTCCCCGCGATATCGCGACGCGCGAAATTTTCGACGTGTGCGTGAATCAGAAGCTTGGCATCAACGGCGAGAACATGGTGTACCTCGATCTTTCCCATAAGGATCCTAAGGAGCTGGATGTCAAGCTCGGCGGAATTATGGAAATTTACGAGAAATTCATGGGTGACGACCCGCGGAAAATTCCGATGAAAATTTTCCCGGCCGTTCACTATTCGATGGGCGGCATGTGGGTCGATTACGGCATGATGACGAACATTCCGGGCCTCTTCGCAGCGGGCGAGTGCAACTACCAGCACCATGGCGCGAACCGTCTCGGCGCGAACTCGCTCGTATCCGCGATTTTCGACGGCATGGTGTCCGGCCCGAAAGCGGTCGAGTATATCAAAGGCTTGAAGAAGCACAGCGAAGACGTATCCTCCACTCTGTATGACAGCGAGAAGAAACGTCACACCGAAAAATACGAAAGCCTGCTGAAAATGGACGGCAACGAAAACGCGTACGTGCTGCATAAAGAGCTCGGCGAGTGGATGACCAACAACATGACCGTCGTGCGTTACAATAAGAAGCTTCAAGAAACGCTGGACAAGATTAACGAACTGAAGGCGCGTTACAAAAAAATCAGCATGACCGACACGGCGCGCTGGAACAACCAGGGCGTAGCGTTCACCCGCCAGCTGTGGAATATGCTGGAGCTGGCGCAAACGATGACGACCGGAGCCCTGCTGCGCAACGAAAGCCGCGGAGCGCACTACAAGCCGGAATTCCCTGAGCGTGACGACGAAAACTTCATGAAGACGACGAAGGCGTCCTGGACGCCGGACGGTCCGAAGATCGAATGGGAAGATGTCGACGTGTCACTGATCCCGCCGCGTAAACGCGACTACTCCACAGATAAAAAGGGAGGAGGACATTGA
- a CDS encoding TetR/AcrR family transcriptional regulator produces MMNHNNTQEIIIEATFALLAQHGLEKTSLSMIAEKVGITKPAIYYHFPSKETLVDYIFDFIFANHSFSTHFPMNDYTKENFQERLIQDGLRMLDGYKSQPHKLRVVQEFILSAARKEKYKHKLKSTLEASLHGFCELLEHGVKMGVIPPGKTTSDAHMLALVLDSIGGYILMGVDFDYVQVWEQAVKHAMRQS; encoded by the coding sequence ATGATGAACCACAACAATACTCAGGAAATAATTATCGAAGCGACATTTGCGCTTTTGGCGCAGCATGGCCTGGAGAAAACCAGCTTATCGATGATCGCCGAGAAAGTGGGCATTACAAAACCCGCCATCTACTACCATTTTCCCTCTAAAGAAACTTTGGTTGATTATATTTTTGACTTTATTTTTGCCAATCATAGCTTTTCAACTCATTTTCCGATGAACGATTACACGAAAGAAAATTTTCAGGAACGTTTGATTCAGGACGGACTGCGCATGCTGGACGGTTATAAAAGTCAGCCTCATAAATTACGTGTAGTTCAAGAATTTATTTTAAGCGCCGCACGCAAAGAAAAATACAAACATAAGTTGAAATCGACTTTGGAAGCTTCTTTACACGGTTTCTGCGAACTGCTGGAACATGGAGTAAAAATGGGCGTTATTCCGCCTGGAAAAACAACCTCGGATGCGCATATGCTTGCACTTGTCTTAGACAGTATTGGCGGTTATATTCTTATGGGGGTTGACTTTGACTATGTCCAGGTTTGGGAGCAGGCGGTAAAACACGCGATGCGGCAAAGTTGA